In a genomic window of Ipomoea triloba cultivar NCNSP0323 chromosome 3, ASM357664v1:
- the LOC116012067 gene encoding uncharacterized protein LOC116012067, translating into MYSQNTEQKSFGAPTSPRISFSNNLVEFIANNNARSSSHLQMIKNERYAGAAPVSSDFEFSVANSSLIMSGADELFSNGRLLPFKQHAQKNTLRDELLAQDDEEGDDFSLRPPKSSNKWKGLLGLRKSKKVDKNEEKTEEIHGTKTSQETLHGGGASIGFKG; encoded by the exons ATGTACAGCCAAAACAcagaacaaaaatcatttggGGCTCCAACTAGTCCACGGATCTCCTTCTCCAACAACTTGGTGGAATTCATTGCCAACAACAACGCTCGTTCTTCTTCCCATCTTCAGATGATTAAGAACGAGAGGTACGCCGGCGCCGCCCCTGTATCCTCGGACTTTGAATTCTCAGTCGCCAATTCCTCCCTCATCATGAGCGGCGCCGATGAGCTCTTCTCTAATGGAAGGCTTTTGCCGTTTAAACAACACGCCCAGAAGAACACTCTCAGAGACGAGCTGCTTGCCCAGGATGATGAAGAAGGTGATGATTTCTCTCTAAGGCCACCCAAAAGTTCTAACAAGTGGAAAGGACTTTTGGGGCTCAGAAAATCCAAGAAAGTTGACAAGAATGAGGAAAAGACTGAAGAGATTCATGGCACCAAGACTTCCCAG GAAACATTGCATGGTGGAGGAGCAAGCATTGGTTTTAAAGGCTGA
- the LOC116012065 gene encoding uncharacterized protein LOC116012065, translated as MSLLPSIIALAPQGGPTGHGVGGGLDAFSLFTGNKYSPHDFSHSLPSNQNDRALRRAPFGPGQSVFAMSDAQDVLSLSLPEGAAAEAPPVPPPRPPPSLYKQNTWSPDTFRDEAWRRRKGNHGIRVRERSKSVTDEDLDELKGCIELGFGFDSPTMDKRLSDAFPAYDLFYAVNNSYNNSVSNSQSVSSNLSDYPAPSPSGSSHAIFGPGENPQAVKTRLRQWAQVVAYSVRQSSV; from the exons ATGTCATTATTGCCAAGCATCATCGCGCTGGCCCCACAAGGCGGGCCCACGGGTCACGGCGTCGGAGGAGGACTGGACGCTTTCTCGCTTTTCACAGGGAACAAATATAGCCCACACGATTTTTCTCATTCGCTACCTTCAAATCAGAACGACCGGGCTCTCCGCCGGGCGCCTTTCGGGCCGGGCCAGAGCGTCTTCGCCATGTCGGACGCCCAAGATGTATTGTCTCTATCCCTGCCGGAGGGAGCGGCGGCGGAAGCTCCTCCCGTTCCGCCGCCGCGCCCTCCGCCGTCGCTCTACAAGCAGAACACGTGGTCGCCGGACACGTTCCGCGACGAGGCGTGGCGGCGCCGGAAGGGCAACCACGGGATCCGCGTGAGGGAGCGCAGCAAGAGCGTGACCGACGAGGACCTCGATGAGCTCAAGGGCTGTATCGAGCTGGGCTTCGGTTTCGACTCGCCCACCATGGATAAACGGTTGTCCGACGCTTTTCCGGCGTATGACCTCTTCTACGCAGTCAATAACAGCTACAACAATTCCGTTTCAAACTCGCAATCTGTATCATCCAACCTCTCCGATTACCCCGCTCCCTCCCCCTCCGGCAGCTCCCACGCCATATTCGGCCCCG GGGAAAATCCACAGGCGGTGAAGACAAGGCTGAGGCAATGGGCACAAGTGGTGGCCTATTCTGTGAGGCAATCTTCAGTTTGA
- the LOC116012066 gene encoding calmodulin-like protein 1, producing MSGFLNFRGSFSRKSSSSAAPVKERPKKAASSKEVFQPNMDDMRKVFNRYDVNGDGRISVEEFKQALQVIGSGGTEAAVAFEAADSDGDGYIDFHEFIAVNNQGGGISKADIKNAFTVFDLDGNGKISAEELLQVLRRMGERCNLDSCRKMVKGVDSDGDGLIDIKEFTKMMTAAGTTKRF from the coding sequence ATGTCGGGTTTCCTCAACTTCCGCGGTAGTTTCTCAAGAAAGTCGTCTTCGTCGGCGGCGCCGGTTAAGGAAAGGCCGAAAAAGGCGGCGTCATCCAAGGAAGTTTTCCAACCAAACATGGACGACATGAGAAAGGTGTTCAACAGGTACGACGTCAACGGGGACGGGAGAATCTCGGTGGAGGAGTTCAAGCAGGCGCTGCAGGTGATCGGAAGCGGCGGCACGGAGGCGGCGGTGGCGTTCGAGGCGGCGGACTCCGACGGAGACGGCTACATAGATTTCCATGAGTTCATCGCCGTCAACAACCAGGGAGGAGGGATCAGCAAAGCCGACATCAAGAACGCATTCACGGTTTTTGACTTGGACGGGAACGGGAAAATCAGCGCCGAGGAACTTTTGCAGGTGCTAAGGAGGATGGGAGAGAGGTGTAACTTGGATTCTTGCCGGAAAATGGTGAAGGGTGTCGACTCCGACGGCGATGGATTGATTGACATCAAGGAATTCACGAAGATGATGACGGCCGCCGGCACCACCAAACGTTTCTAA
- the LOC116012123 gene encoding uncharacterized protein LOC116012123 — MVDVGRKMAGLNQAHLAGLRRLSARAAARTATSSRKSLDTPRQQPGLTPRWAEFWSDAAVEWRQKTSNNSSSSTSPDPKFYVPRSETPKWVEKYIEQIGSTLKQGGWDESDVAEIVHVSSCPFIVGEFALLDNQAVMDSLLVKADRLSDSLRQAGWSSEEVSNVLWLDSRADKRKKPGGKLSPELVE, encoded by the coding sequence ATGGTGGACGTTGGCCGGAAAATGGCCGGGCTAAACCAGGCTCACTTGGCGGGTCTGCGGCGCCTCTCTGCTAGAGCAGCAGCCCGGACCGCCACGTCATCAAGGAAAAGTCTCGACACGCCACGTCAGCAGCCCGGACTGACGCCGCGATGGGCGGAGTTCTGGAGCGACGCCGCCGTGGAATGGCGGCAAAAGACGTCTAATAATTCCTCGTCCTCCACGTCACCCGACCCGAAATTTTACGTGCCCAGATCCGAAACGCCGAAATGGGTAGAGAAGTACATAGAACAGATCGGATCGACGTTGAAACAAGGCGGGTGGGACGAATCGGACGTGGCCGAGATCGTACACGTGTCGTCGTGTCCGTTCATCGTCGGCGAATTTGCGTTGTTAGATAACCAGGCGGTTATGGATTCTCTCCTGGTAAAAGCGGATCGTTTGTCGGATTCGCTCCGACAGGCCGGGTGGAGCTCCGAGGAAGTTTCGAACGTATTGTGGTTGGACTCCCGAGCGGATAAGCGGAAGAAACCGGGTGGGAAACTGTCGCCGGAGCTTGTGGAATGA
- the LOC116012064 gene encoding heat shock factor protein HSF24-like, whose product MSQRTVPAPFLTKTFQLVDDRTTDDVVSWSDGGDTFVVWKTAEFGKDLLPNYFKHNNFSSFVRQLNTYGFRKIVPDKWEFANENFKRGQKELLTEIRRRKTVASAPVTGKCNSSSPENSSEEPSSSSTSLSNTKNPGSGETPAAGKPQLADLTDENEKLKRDNQVLSSELEQAKKQCDELVAFLTQYVKVAPDEINRIMSQGTRSSHSGFDGSSADLNSNDSQDEENGESLKLFGVLLKERKRKRSFSGNDIEFPGAHRKNAPWMKISSAPGETSKVCN is encoded by the exons ATGTCGCAGAGGACAGTTCCGGCGCCGTTTCTGACGAAGACGTTCCAACTGGTGGACGACCGGACCACCGACGACGTGGTGTCGTGGAGCGACGGCGGCGACACCTTTGTGGTCTGGAAAACGGCGGAATTTGGTAAAGATTTGTTGCCGAATTACTTCAAGCACAACAATTTTTCCAGCTTTGTCCGGCAGCTCAACACCTAT GGCTTCCGAAAGATTGTGCCAGACAAATGGGAATTCGCGAATGAGAATTTCAAGAGAGGTCAGAAAGAGCTTCTCACAGAAATCCGACGGAGGAAAACTGTGGCGTCTGCACCTGTCACGGGAAAATGCAACTCCTCATCGCCCGAGAACTCTAGCGAAGAACCTAGCTCGAGTTCCACCTCGCTATCAAACACGAAGAACCCCGGATCAGGGGAGACACCTGCAGCAGGGAAGCCACAGTTGGCGGATTTGACAGATGAGAATGAGAAGCTGAAGAGAGACAATCAGGTGCTGAGCTCAGAGCTCGAGCAGGCCAAGAAGCAATGCGACGAGCTCGTGGCTTTCCTGACTCAGTACGTGAAGGTTGCCCCCGATGAGATCAACCGCATCATGAGCCAAGGAACTCGGTCCAGCCACAGCGGGTTTGATGGTTCATCAGCTGATTTAAACTCAAATGACAGCCAGGACGAGGAAAATGGTGAGAGTTTGAAGTTATTCGGGGTGCTGCTGAAAGAGAGGAAGAGAAAGCGGAGCTTCAGTGGAAACGACATTGAATTTCCCGGTGCTCATAGGAAAAACGCGCCGTGGATGAAAATCTCTTCAGCACCTGGAGAGACCAGCAAGGTGTGTAACTGA